In the bacterium genome, GTACTTCCCTGGTATATGGTCATCGGTGAAAGCGGTTCGGGGAAAACCACTGCCCTGCAAAGCGCCCGCCTTTCCTCACCCTTTGTCGAAGTCAACCGGACGTCGGGAATTTCCGGCACCAGAAGCTGCGACTGGTGGTTTTTCGAGCAGGCCATTGTCATCGATACCGCGGGCAGGTACTCCATCCCGGTTGACGAGGGCCGGGATAAGGAGGAGTGGCAGAAATTCCTCAATCTCCTGGCCAAATACCGCAGGCGCGAACCCCTCAACGGCCTTCTGATAACCATAGCCGCCGATAAACTGCTCGATGCCCGGCCTGAAATCCTTGAGGATGACGGCACGGCCATTCGCCGGCGCATCGATGAGCTGATCAGGGTGCTTGGGGTAACCTTTCCACTCTATGTTCTGGTGACCAAGTGCGACCTGATCCAGGGAATGACTCAGGTGTGCGATCATCTCCCGGAAAAAAGCCTTGATCAGGCCATGGGATTCATCAACCAGGACCTTTCGAAGGATGTGGCCGCCGTTCAGGACCGGGCTTTTGCTTCAATCGGAGATCGCCTCAGAGAGCACCGGCTTCTCCTTATCCATCAGCTCGATCCAAAAGCCCAGGACCCTGCACTCCTCATCTTCCCTGAAGAGCTTGAGCGGCTGCGACCGGGCCTTGATATCTTCCTGAAGCGGATCTTTCAGGCCAATCCCTACCAGGAAACGCCTGTTTTACGGGGCCTGTTCCTGAGCAGTGGACGGCAGGAGGGAACCCCGTTTTCCCATTTCCTCCAGGGACTGGGCCTCATGGCCGAGCGGGAAGTGCTTCCCGGAACGAGCAGGGGCCTTTTCCTGCACGACCTTTTTGCCCGCATCCTGCCGAAGGACCGGGGCCTTTTCGCCCCCACCCAGCGGTCAGTCGAATGGAGCCGGATGACCAGAAACCTTGGCCTGATCTCATGGGTGGCCCTGATGACAGCCCTGTGCGGCCTGTTGAGCTTTTCCTTTGTCATGAACATGAAAACCCTGCGGCAGGTTTCCCGTGAATTTTCACGGCCTGCTGAACAGGGAGCCCCTGTGGATGGAGACCCAACCGGCCTTTCGGCTCTCGATCGCTTCCGCCAGACGATCCTGGACGTCGAAGCCCTGAACCGCAACTGGTGGGTCCCTACCTTCGGCCTTTCGGAGAGCAGGGGGCTCGAAGCCGGGCTGAAAGATAAATACTGCCAGCGGTTTCAGAAGGCGTATCTGACCCCCTTTGACGAGAAGCTGGCTGCCGAAATCGGCGCTCCGCCCGATGGCACTGCTTCAGATCAGGCTGTCAGGGGAAAGGTGAGCTACCTGGTCAAGCGCATCAATCTTCTCAAGGCCCGCCTCGACGGGGAAGAGCTCGATGCCCTCAAGGCCAGACCTCAGCCCTCAACTGCCTGGACGCAGGGATCCGCCGGGAAGGGGGGGGAATCCCCCGAAGCCCGGAATATCATCGATACCCTCTATCTCTATTATCTGGTCTGGAACAGCGACTCCGGCCAGATCGAGCAGGAGCTGCGCAGTCAGCAGGAGCGGTTGCAGGCCGTTCTGACCGGTGAGGGATCAAACCTCCGGTGGCTGGTCAACTGGGCCGATGCCACACTCCCCGCAGTGAACCGTGCGGATTTCTGGGGAGGCGGCAAGGCCCCCGCACCTGATGCAGATGATCATGCTTCGGTTGCCCCGGCCTTTACGGTCAAGGGGAAGGAGCAGATCGATTCCTTTCTCAGGGAGATCGAAGCAGCCCTTCCGGACCCCATGATCATGGCTGAGAAAAAGTCAGCCTTTGAAGGCTGGTATCATCAGGCCTATATGCAGGCCTGGTACGATTTTGGTTTGAGCTTTCCTCACGGGGCAGCCAGCCTCATGACGCGGGAGGAACGGCGGCAGGTGGCCACCAGGATGGCTGCCGGTACAGGCCCTTATCAGGCGCTCCTGGATACTATGGCCAGGGAGCTTGAACCTCTATCCGCCACCGAACAGGCGACACCCCCCTGGCTCCTCCTGATTTACCAATATCAGACCATCAGGGAGCAGGCTGTCAGACAAGACCCTGCCCGGCAAAAGGGAATCCTGGACAAGGTGGCTGACCAGGGAAAGAAACTGATGGGCAGCAGCCTCGAAAAGCTGCAGAAGCTGGAAAAAAAGGTCGGCAGCCTGCGCGAAATGACCCAGGAGGCACGATCGGCGGCTGCCCGGGGGTATCTGGAATACGCCAATGCCCTGGCTGAAGTTTCTCCGGCCCTGACGTCAGCCAGTCTGTCCTGTCAGGTATCTGCTCAGGTCTATACTGAAGAGCCTGCGCTGGGCAAGAATCCCTTCTTTTCCGCCCAGCGGGCCCTGACCAAAATCAGGGCCTCTGCTCCAGGGAGCGATCCGGCAAGCGAGATGGTCTGGAAGCTGATTAGCGGGCCGGTCGATTACCTGTGGGCTTTCGTGGACTCTGAAACCGCCTGTTACCTCCAGAAACAATGGGAAGAGGAAGTGTTGACTGAAATCGAAGGTATCTGCGGATGGAAAAAGGTCCAGCAGCTTATCCTGGGGCCGGATGGTTTTGTGCAGAAGTTTGTCAAAGGGAAGCTCGAACCCTTTATCATCCGCAGCCAGGGAAGGGGATATTGCGCCAGGAAGGTTCTGGACCGGCAAATACCCTTTGCCGATTCGTTTTTCTCCTTCCTCAACAAAGGGACAGCGGTAGTGAAAACCGTGGAAGGGAATTATGCGGTCTCGATCAGGGGTCTGCCCACGGATGCCAACCCTGAAGCCAAAATAAAACCCCATGCCACCCGGCTTGAGCTCTTCTGTGAATCCGGGTTACAAAGCATAGTCAACCTCAACTATCCAATAGCCAAAACCTTCAACTGGTCACCGGAAAGTTGCGGGGAGGTCACCTTCCAGATCGATGTGGCTGATTTCACGCTTACCAGAAAGTATACGGGGGATCATGCTTTTGCCAGATTTCTCCAGGATTTCCGGGGAGGAGAGCGCACCTTTTCAGCCAGGGAATTCCCGGAACAAAAGGCCATGCTGGACCGCCTCGGTATCAAATATATCAGGGCCCGCTACCAGTTCAGCGGACAATATCAATCAATTATGGCCCTGCAGCAGAATGTTCCGACTCAGGTGCCGCAGACAATCGTCAGGTGCGGGGAGCAGTGAGCTTGAAAGAGCCTTCATGGCAGTGGTCAGTCCGGGGCAAGCATCCTGCGGCCAATGATTATATTCATCTTGGTCAGGGTTTCCCCCTGGCTGCTGTTTTTGCTGATTGGGTGAAAAACGGCTATCACCTGGCAGCTCCTTCGGGGGCTCATCCCTCCCGGCTGTGCTCATGGCGGTTTTGGACCAGGGGCGCGG is a window encoding:
- a CDS encoding type VI secretion protein IcmF/TssM N-terminal domain-containing protein, producing the protein MKQLFLKLIKVFLFIALAVLIILLILGIVFRLDWPWWMGIVLAAGLAGCGAGGLFIRKIWLRRREQRFVQQIVEQDTASLQKLSAREQAQLQDLQEKWKEAIAALKRSHLKKQGNPLYVLPWYMVIGESGSGKTTALQSARLSSPFVEVNRTSGISGTRSCDWWFFEQAIVIDTAGRYSIPVDEGRDKEEWQKFLNLLAKYRRREPLNGLLITIAADKLLDARPEILEDDGTAIRRRIDELIRVLGVTFPLYVLVTKCDLIQGMTQVCDHLPEKSLDQAMGFINQDLSKDVAAVQDRAFASIGDRLREHRLLLIHQLDPKAQDPALLIFPEELERLRPGLDIFLKRIFQANPYQETPVLRGLFLSSGRQEGTPFSHFLQGLGLMAEREVLPGTSRGLFLHDLFARILPKDRGLFAPTQRSVEWSRMTRNLGLISWVALMTALCGLLSFSFVMNMKTLRQVSREFSRPAEQGAPVDGDPTGLSALDRFRQTILDVEALNRNWWVPTFGLSESRGLEAGLKDKYCQRFQKAYLTPFDEKLAAEIGAPPDGTASDQAVRGKVSYLVKRINLLKARLDGEELDALKARPQPSTAWTQGSAGKGGESPEARNIIDTLYLYYLVWNSDSGQIEQELRSQQERLQAVLTGEGSNLRWLVNWADATLPAVNRADFWGGGKAPAPDADDHASVAPAFTVKGKEQIDSFLREIEAALPDPMIMAEKKSAFEGWYHQAYMQAWYDFGLSFPHGAASLMTREERRQVATRMAAGTGPYQALLDTMARELEPLSATEQATPPWLLLIYQYQTIREQAVRQDPARQKGILDKVADQGKKLMGSSLEKLQKLEKKVGSLREMTQEARSAAARGYLEYANALAEVSPALTSASLSCQVSAQVYTEEPALGKNPFFSAQRALTKIRASAPGSDPASEMVWKLISGPVDYLWAFVDSETACYLQKQWEEEVLTEIEGICGWKKVQQLILGPDGFVQKFVKGKLEPFIIRSQGRGYCARKVLDRQIPFADSFFSFLNKGTAVVKTVEGNYAVSIRGLPTDANPEAKIKPHATRLELFCESGLQSIVNLNYPIAKTFNWSPESCGEVTFQIDVADFTLTRKYTGDHAFARFLQDFRGGERTFSAREFPEQKAMLDRLGIKYIRARYQFSGQYQSIMALQQNVPTQVPQTIVRCGEQ